A DNA window from Pseudomonas resinovorans NBRC 106553 contains the following coding sequences:
- a CDS encoding amidohydrolase, translated as MRDLTALPDLKLALVQTTLAWHDRAANLAHFEVLLEQARGADLIILPEMFTTGFSMDSAALAEPEQGPSDAWLREQARRLDAVITGSLIIQAADGSHRNRLLWARPDGEVLHYDKRHLFRMAGEHKHYTPGETQALFELKGWRVRPLICYDLRFPVWSRDPHDTDLLLYTANWPAARRHHWNRLLPARAIENLCYVAAVNRVGTDGKGHAYSGDSQALDFQGESLLDAGDVDGVFLVSLSASQLAAYRERFPAMRDADGFDLHL; from the coding sequence ATGCGCGATCTGACCGCCCTACCCGACCTCAAGCTGGCCCTGGTGCAGACCACCCTGGCCTGGCACGACCGCGCCGCCAACCTGGCGCATTTCGAGGTACTGCTGGAACAGGCCCGGGGCGCCGACCTGATCATCCTGCCGGAGATGTTCACCACCGGCTTCTCCATGGACTCCGCCGCGCTCGCCGAGCCCGAGCAGGGCCCGAGCGACGCCTGGCTGCGCGAGCAGGCGCGGCGCCTGGACGCGGTGATCACCGGCAGCCTGATCATCCAGGCCGCCGACGGCAGCCATCGCAACCGCCTGCTCTGGGCGCGCCCGGACGGCGAGGTGCTGCACTACGACAAGCGCCACCTGTTCCGCATGGCCGGCGAGCACAAGCACTACACGCCGGGCGAGACCCAGGCGCTGTTCGAGCTCAAGGGCTGGCGGGTGCGTCCGCTGATCTGCTACGACCTGCGCTTCCCGGTGTGGAGCCGTGATCCCCACGACACCGACCTGCTGCTCTATACCGCCAACTGGCCGGCCGCCCGCCGTCATCACTGGAACCGTCTGCTGCCCGCACGGGCCATCGAAAACCTCTGCTACGTGGCGGCGGTGAACCGCGTCGGCACCGACGGCAAGGGCCATGCGTACAGCGGCGACAGCCAGGCGCTGGACTTCCAGGGTGAAAGCCTGCTGGACGCGGGCGACGTCGATGGAGTGTTCCTCGTCAGCCTGTCGGCGTCGCAATTGGCGGCCTACCGTGAGCGCTTCCCGGCGATGCGCGACGCGGACGGCTTCGACCTGCACCTCTGA
- the xseA gene encoding exodeoxyribonuclease VII large subunit, protein MFKDPFQRLGLDRDVLTVSQLNQRARHLLEDVFPQVWVEGEISNLARPASGHLYFTLKDSQAQVRCALFRQNAQRVRQALRDGMAVRVRGKVSLFEGRGDYQLIADAVEPAGDGALRLAFEALKEKLAAEGLFAAERKRPLPAHPQRIGIISSPTGAVIRDIISVFRRRAPQVRLTLIPTAVQGREATGQIVRALALADAQGFDALILARGGGSLEDLWCFNEEAVARAVAACRTPIVSAVGHETDVSISDFVADVRAPTPSAAAELLAPDAGDLQQRLDSLQRRLVLRLQERLTRERLRLDGLFRRLRHPGERLRQQSQRLDDLDMRLRRAFERQLQVRQERLARLDTRLAAQHPGRALALLRQRLDGLATRLPRAARDALKDRRQRLETLAQTLNVVSPLATLGRGYSILLDERGQAIRAASQTLPGQRLKARLGEGELDVRVEDNHLTPVNLSLLD, encoded by the coding sequence ATGTTCAAAGACCCTTTCCAACGGCTCGGCCTCGACCGCGATGTGCTGACCGTCAGCCAGCTCAACCAACGCGCCCGTCATCTACTGGAAGACGTGTTTCCACAGGTCTGGGTGGAGGGGGAGATCTCCAACCTCGCCCGCCCCGCTTCCGGCCACCTCTATTTCACCCTCAAGGACTCCCAGGCCCAGGTGCGCTGCGCGCTATTCCGGCAGAACGCCCAGCGTGTGCGCCAGGCCCTGCGCGACGGCATGGCGGTGCGGGTACGCGGCAAGGTCTCGCTGTTCGAGGGCCGTGGCGACTACCAGCTGATCGCCGATGCCGTGGAGCCGGCCGGCGACGGCGCCCTGCGCCTGGCCTTCGAGGCGCTGAAGGAAAAGCTCGCCGCCGAGGGCCTGTTCGCCGCCGAGCGCAAGCGGCCGCTGCCGGCCCATCCGCAACGTATCGGCATCATCAGCTCGCCCACCGGCGCGGTGATCCGCGACATCATCAGTGTGTTCCGCCGCCGCGCGCCGCAGGTGCGCCTGACCCTGATCCCCACCGCCGTGCAGGGCCGCGAAGCCACCGGCCAGATCGTCCGCGCCCTGGCGCTGGCCGATGCCCAGGGCTTCGACGCGCTGATCCTGGCCCGTGGCGGCGGCTCCCTGGAAGACCTCTGGTGCTTCAACGAGGAAGCCGTGGCCCGTGCCGTGGCGGCCTGCCGGACGCCCATCGTCAGCGCCGTCGGCCATGAAACGGACGTGTCCATCAGCGACTTCGTCGCCGACGTGCGCGCGCCGACGCCGTCGGCCGCCGCCGAACTGCTGGCCCCGGATGCCGGTGACCTGCAACAGCGCCTGGACAGCCTGCAACGCCGCCTGGTCCTGCGCCTGCAAGAGCGCCTGACCCGCGAGCGCCTGCGCCTTGACGGCCTATTCCGACGCCTGCGCCACCCCGGCGAGCGTCTGCGCCAGCAGTCCCAGCGCCTGGATGACCTGGACATGCGCCTGCGCCGCGCCTTCGAGCGCCAGCTGCAGGTGCGCCAGGAACGCCTGGCTCGCCTGGATACCCGCCTCGCCGCCCAGCATCCGGGGCGCGCCCTGGCACTGTTGCGGCAGCGACTCGACGGCCTGGCCACGCGCCTGCCCCGCGCCGCCCGCGATGCGCTCAAGGACCGCCGCCAACGCCTCGAGACGCTGGCCCAGACGCTGAACGTGGTCAGCCCCCTGGCCACCCTCGGGCGCGGCTACAGCATCCTTCTCGACGAACGCGGCCAGGCCATTCGCGCCGCCAGCCAGACCCTGCCCGGCCAGCGCCTGAAGGCGCGCCTGGGCGAAGGCGAGCTGGACGTGCGCGTCGAAGACAACCACCTCACCCCCGTGAACCTTTCCCTGCTGGACTGA
- the leuA gene encoding 2-isopropylmalate synthase, whose protein sequence is MSMLKDPSRKYQAFPAINLPDRTWPSKTITEVPIWCSSDLRDGNQSLIEPMDAQKKMRFFKTLVQVGLKEIEVAFPSASDTDFNFVRELIEGGHIPDDVTIQVLTQAREDLITRTFESLKGAKKAIVHVYNATAPSFRRIVFNQDKAGVIGIATKAASLIKQLAAQQPGTDWTFQYSPEIFSSTELDFAVEVCDAVIDVWQPTPEKKIILNLPATVECATPNIYADQIEWFGRHVSRRDSVIISLHTHNDRGTGVAATELGLMAGADRVEGCLFGNGERTGNVDLVTVALNMYTQGLHPQLDFSDIDAVRKVVEECNQLPVHPRHPYVGDLVHTAFSGSHQDAIRKGFAQQEEGARWEVPYLPIDPADIGRSYEAVIRVNSQSGKGGITFLLEQEYGISLPRRMQIEFSQVVQKETDRLGLEMTAEQIYKLLDSEYLQATSPFTLKGHRLQEENGTSAVDIEVQVKGETQHLRGMGKGPLEALVASLPVGVEIMDYSEHAIGAGTNAKAAAYIELRVNGGRALHGIGIDENLTTASFRALFSALNRALSQTEAEAA, encoded by the coding sequence ATGAGCATGCTGAAAGACCCTTCTCGCAAGTACCAGGCGTTCCCGGCCATCAACCTGCCGGACCGCACCTGGCCGTCGAAGACCATCACCGAAGTGCCGATCTGGTGCAGCTCCGACCTGCGCGACGGCAACCAGTCGCTGATCGAGCCGATGGATGCGCAGAAGAAGATGCGCTTCTTCAAGACCCTGGTGCAGGTGGGCCTGAAGGAAATCGAAGTGGCCTTCCCGTCCGCTTCCGATACCGACTTCAACTTCGTCCGCGAGCTGATCGAAGGCGGCCACATTCCCGATGACGTGACCATCCAGGTACTGACCCAGGCCCGTGAAGACCTGATCACCCGTACCTTCGAGTCCCTGAAGGGCGCCAAGAAGGCCATCGTCCACGTCTACAACGCCACCGCGCCGTCCTTCCGCCGCATCGTCTTCAACCAGGACAAGGCCGGCGTGATCGGGATCGCCACCAAGGCCGCCAGCCTGATCAAGCAACTGGCCGCCCAGCAGCCGGGCACCGACTGGACCTTCCAGTACTCGCCGGAAATCTTCAGTTCCACCGAGCTGGACTTCGCGGTCGAGGTCTGCGACGCCGTGATCGACGTCTGGCAGCCGACCCCCGAGAAGAAGATCATCCTCAACCTGCCGGCCACCGTGGAATGCGCCACGCCGAACATCTACGCCGACCAGATCGAATGGTTCGGTCGCCATGTCAGCCGCCGCGACTCCGTGATCATCAGCCTGCACACCCATAACGACCGTGGCACCGGCGTCGCCGCCACCGAGCTGGGCCTGATGGCCGGCGCCGATCGCGTCGAAGGCTGCCTGTTCGGCAACGGCGAGCGCACCGGCAACGTCGACCTGGTGACCGTGGCGCTGAACATGTACACCCAGGGCCTGCACCCGCAACTGGACTTCTCCGACATCGACGCCGTGCGCAAGGTGGTGGAAGAGTGCAACCAGCTGCCGGTCCACCCGCGTCACCCGTACGTGGGCGACCTGGTGCACACCGCCTTCTCCGGCTCCCACCAGGATGCCATCCGCAAGGGCTTCGCCCAGCAGGAAGAAGGCGCCCGCTGGGAAGTGCCTTACCTGCCGATCGACCCCGCCGACATCGGCCGCAGCTACGAAGCGGTGATCCGGGTGAACAGCCAGTCCGGCAAGGGCGGCATCACCTTCCTGCTGGAGCAGGAATACGGCATCAGCCTGCCCCGTCGCATGCAGATCGAGTTCAGCCAGGTGGTGCAGAAGGAAACCGATCGCCTGGGCCTGGAAATGACCGCCGAACAGATCTACAAGCTGCTGGACAGCGAGTACCTGCAGGCCACCAGCCCGTTCACCCTGAAGGGCCATCGCCTGCAGGAAGAGAACGGCACCAGCGCCGTCGACATCGAAGTCCAGGTCAAGGGCGAGACCCAGCACCTGCGCGGCATGGGCAAGGGCCCGCTGGAAGCCCTGGTCGCCAGCCTGCCAGTGGGCGTCGAGATCATGGACTACTCCGAGCACGCCATCGGTGCCGGCACCAACGCCAAGGCAGCGGCCTACATCGAGCTGCGCGTCAACGGCGGCCGCGCCCTGCACGGCATCGGCATCGACGAGAACCTGACCACGGCGAGCTTCCGCGCCCTGTTCAGCGCCCTCAACCGCGCCCTGAGCCAGACAGAGGCCGAAGCGGCCTGA
- a CDS encoding peptidoglycan DD-metalloendopeptidase family protein, giving the protein MRLFAALLLCLALPAHAEGFITRLLNKPVPGGVAVVQLGNGAQAPTARYQGKPVLVVKEDGRDWIAIVGIPLGTKAGPQRIEVNDGRSLAFDVGPRSYREQHIKLANTRQVNPLPQDLKRIDRELAEQTTAYRRFSPGTPSNLLFDKPVNGPLSSPFGLRRFFNGEERNPHSGLDFAVGAGTPIKAPAAGKVILIGDYFFNGKTVFVDHGQGLISMFCHMSKVDVKLGQQLPRGGVVGRVGATGRATGPHMHWNVSLNDVRVDPAIFIGAYKH; this is encoded by the coding sequence ATGCGCCTGTTCGCCGCCCTGCTCCTCTGCCTCGCCCTGCCCGCCCATGCCGAAGGCTTCATCACCCGCCTGCTGAACAAGCCGGTGCCCGGCGGTGTGGCCGTGGTGCAACTGGGCAACGGCGCCCAGGCGCCCACGGCGCGCTACCAGGGCAAGCCGGTGCTGGTGGTGAAGGAGGACGGCCGCGACTGGATCGCCATCGTCGGCATCCCCCTCGGCACCAAGGCCGGCCCACAGCGGATCGAGGTGAACGACGGCCGCTCCCTGGCCTTCGACGTGGGCCCGCGCAGCTACCGCGAGCAGCACATCAAGCTGGCCAACACCCGCCAGGTGAACCCGCTGCCACAAGACCTCAAGCGCATCGACCGCGAACTGGCCGAGCAGACCACCGCCTACCGCCGCTTCAGCCCCGGTACGCCAAGCAACCTGCTGTTCGACAAGCCGGTGAACGGCCCGCTTTCCAGCCCCTTCGGCCTGCGCCGCTTCTTCAACGGCGAGGAACGCAACCCGCATTCCGGCCTGGACTTCGCCGTGGGCGCCGGCACCCCGATCAAGGCACCGGCGGCGGGCAAGGTGATCCTCATCGGCGACTACTTCTTCAACGGCAAGACCGTGTTCGTCGACCACGGCCAGGGCCTGATCAGCATGTTCTGCCACATGTCCAAGGTGGACGTGAAACTCGGCCAGCAGCTGCCCCGTGGCGGCGTGGTCGGCCGCGTCGGCGCCACCGGCCGCGCCACCGGGCCACATATGCACTGGAACGTCAGCCTCAACGATGTGCGTGTGGACCCAGCCATATTCATCGGCGCCTACAAGCATTGA
- a CDS encoding helix-turn-helix domain-containing protein: MSGHKSLPAEGNLLVAGEKVYNTPVEVTLAVIGGKWKSLLVYHLMPAARRFSELKRLVPGITEKMLTQQLRELERDGIVSRTVYAEVPPRVEYRLTEHGSSLKPVLDSMCAWGKCHWQQQE, from the coding sequence ATGAGCGGACACAAGTCGCTACCGGCCGAGGGCAACCTGCTCGTGGCCGGGGAGAAGGTCTACAACACCCCGGTGGAAGTCACCCTGGCGGTGATCGGCGGCAAGTGGAAATCCCTGCTGGTCTACCACCTGATGCCGGCGGCGCGGCGCTTTTCCGAGCTCAAGCGGCTGGTGCCGGGTATCACCGAGAAGATGCTGACCCAGCAGCTGCGTGAGCTGGAGCGCGACGGCATTGTCTCGCGCACCGTCTATGCCGAAGTGCCGCCACGGGTGGAATACCGGCTCACCGAGCACGGCAGCAGCCTGAAACCGGTGCTGGACTCCATGTGCGCCTGGGGCAAGTGCCACTGGCAGCAGCAGGAGTAG
- a CDS encoding mechanosensitive ion channel family protein codes for MENDYTHWLVWLRQHDELHTVVSTTVLLLLAWASNWLVKRILLRGLFRITGAQIQDHGLIKRLANVVPALVLAFGVKVVPNLPGALVEVITNVCAAFIILTIALALSATLNIVNALYQRRKDAHLRPIKGYVQVLKIAIYAIATILMIASLIDRSPLILLSGLGAMAAVLLLIFQDTLLSLVASVQITSSDIIRVGDWVEMPQLNADGDVIDIALHTVKVQNWDKTITTIPTKRFITDSFKNWRGMQESGGRRIKRCLYLDQNSVRFLSQDDIERLHRFRLLDGYLRTKESELLSWNSQLEETERLPINIRQLTNIGTFRAYVEHYLRENQDIRKDMTLLVRQMAPTADGLPLELYCFTNTTVWARYEAIQSDIFDHLLAILPEFGLRVFQHPSGADMRDWRLPSTE; via the coding sequence ATGGAGAACGACTACACCCACTGGCTGGTCTGGCTGCGGCAGCACGACGAGCTGCACACAGTGGTTTCCACCACCGTCCTCCTGCTGCTGGCCTGGGCCTCCAACTGGCTGGTCAAGCGCATTCTCCTGCGCGGGCTGTTCCGCATCACCGGCGCCCAGATCCAGGACCACGGCCTGATCAAACGTCTGGCCAACGTGGTGCCGGCGCTGGTACTGGCCTTCGGCGTGAAGGTGGTGCCGAACCTGCCCGGGGCGCTGGTGGAGGTGATCACCAACGTCTGCGCCGCCTTCATCATCCTCACCATCGCCCTGGCCCTGAGCGCCACGCTGAACATCGTCAACGCCCTCTACCAGCGGCGCAAGGACGCCCACCTGCGCCCGATCAAGGGCTACGTGCAGGTGCTGAAGATCGCCATCTACGCGATTGCCACCATCCTGATGATCGCCAGCCTGATCGACCGCTCGCCGCTGATCCTGCTCTCCGGCCTTGGCGCCATGGCCGCGGTGCTGCTGCTGATCTTCCAGGACACCCTGCTGTCGCTGGTGGCCAGCGTGCAGATCACGTCCAGCGACATCATCCGGGTCGGCGACTGGGTGGAAATGCCCCAGCTCAACGCCGATGGCGATGTGATCGACATCGCCCTGCACACGGTGAAGGTGCAGAACTGGGACAAGACCATCACCACCATTCCCACCAAGCGCTTCATCACCGATTCCTTCAAGAACTGGCGCGGCATGCAGGAATCCGGCGGCCGGCGCATCAAGCGCTGCCTCTATCTGGACCAGAACAGCGTGCGCTTCCTCAGCCAGGACGATATCGAGCGACTGCACCGCTTCCGCCTGCTGGACGGCTACCTGCGAACCAAGGAAAGCGAGCTGCTCTCATGGAACAGCCAGCTGGAAGAGACCGAGCGCTTGCCCATCAACATCCGCCAGCTAACCAACATCGGCACCTTCCGCGCCTACGTCGAGCACTACCTGCGGGAGAACCAGGACATCCGCAAGGACATGACCCTGCTGGTCCGGCAGATGGCGCCCACCGCCGATGGCCTGCCCCTGGAGCTCTACTGCTTCACCAACACCACGGTCTGGGCCCGCTACGAGGCCATCCAGTCAGACATCTTCGACCACCTGCTGGCGATACTTCCGGAGTTCGGCCTGCGGGTGTTCCAGCATCCGAGCGGCGCGGACATGCGTGATTGGCGCCTGCCGTCGACCGAGTGA
- the der gene encoding ribosome biogenesis GTPase Der — MVPVIALVGRPNVGKSTLFNRLTKTRNAIVAEYAGLTRDRQYGEAKWQGRTYIVIDTGGISGDEEGIDAKMAEQSLQAIEEADAVLFMVDSRAGMTASDQMIAEHLRKRNKRSFLVANKVDTVDPDLARAEFSPLGLGDALPIAAAHGRGITGMLQAALGEFPRDDAADEEEAAQAEEVAEGEEAKRIPGPSEKDGIKIAIIGRPNVGKSTLVNRMLGEERVIVYDQAGTTRDSIYIPFERNEEKYTLIDTAGVRRRGKIFEAVEKFSVVKTLQAIQDANVVIFVMDAREGVVEHDLNLLGFVLETGRALVIALNKWDGMEPSERDYVKTELERRLFFVDFADIHFISALHGTGVGHLYKSVQESFRSAITRWPTSRLTQILEDAVQEHQPPLVNGRRIKLRYAHLGGANPPLIVIHGNQTESVPKSYSRYLENTYRRVLKLVGTPIRIEYKGGENPFEGKKNTLTERQVNKKRRLMSHHKKAEKKRRDKKR, encoded by the coding sequence ATGGTTCCCGTAATTGCCCTGGTGGGTCGGCCCAACGTCGGCAAGTCCACCCTGTTCAACCGCCTGACCAAGACCCGCAACGCGATCGTCGCGGAGTACGCAGGTCTGACCCGTGACCGCCAGTACGGCGAGGCGAAGTGGCAGGGTCGCACCTATATCGTCATCGACACCGGGGGTATCTCCGGCGATGAGGAAGGTATCGACGCGAAAATGGCCGAGCAGTCCCTGCAGGCCATCGAAGAAGCCGATGCGGTGCTGTTCATGGTCGACTCCCGTGCGGGCATGACCGCCTCCGACCAGATGATCGCCGAGCACCTGCGCAAGCGGAACAAGCGCAGCTTCCTGGTGGCCAACAAGGTCGATACCGTCGACCCGGACCTCGCGCGTGCCGAGTTCAGCCCCCTGGGCCTGGGCGACGCCCTGCCGATCGCCGCCGCCCACGGCCGCGGCATCACCGGCATGCTGCAGGCTGCCCTCGGCGAGTTCCCCCGTGACGACGCCGCCGACGAAGAGGAAGCCGCCCAGGCCGAAGAGGTCGCCGAAGGCGAGGAAGCCAAGCGCATCCCCGGCCCGAGCGAGAAAGATGGCATCAAGATCGCCATCATCGGTCGGCCCAACGTAGGCAAGTCCACCCTGGTCAACCGCATGCTCGGCGAAGAGCGGGTGATCGTGTACGACCAGGCCGGCACGACCCGCGACAGCATCTACATCCCCTTCGAGCGCAACGAAGAGAAGTACACTCTGATCGACACCGCCGGCGTGCGTCGCCGCGGCAAGATCTTCGAGGCGGTGGAAAAGTTTTCGGTGGTCAAGACCCTGCAGGCCATCCAGGACGCCAACGTGGTGATCTTTGTGATGGACGCCCGCGAAGGCGTGGTCGAGCACGACCTCAACCTGCTCGGCTTCGTGCTGGAAACCGGCCGCGCGCTGGTGATCGCACTGAACAAGTGGGACGGCATGGAGCCGAGTGAGCGCGACTACGTGAAGACCGAGCTGGAACGCCGGCTGTTCTTCGTCGACTTCGCCGACATCCACTTCATCTCGGCCCTGCACGGTACAGGCGTCGGCCACCTGTACAAGTCGGTGCAGGAGTCCTTCCGTTCCGCCATCACCCGCTGGCCCACCAGCCGCCTGACCCAGATCCTCGAGGACGCGGTGCAGGAGCACCAGCCGCCGCTGGTCAACGGTCGCCGCATCAAGCTGCGCTATGCCCACCTGGGTGGTGCCAACCCGCCGCTGATCGTGATCCACGGCAACCAGACGGAGTCGGTACCCAAGTCCTACTCGCGCTACCTGGAGAACACCTACCGGCGCGTGCTCAAGCTGGTCGGTACGCCGATCCGCATCGAGTACAAGGGCGGCGAGAACCCCTTCGAGGGCAAGAAGAATACCCTGACCGAGCGTCAGGTGAACAAGAAGCGCCGTCTCATGTCGCACCACAAGAAAGCCGAGAAGAAGCGCCGCGACAAGAAGCGCTGA
- a CDS encoding pyridoxal phosphate-dependent aminotransferase: protein MITSKLPNVGTTIFTRMSQLAAEVGAINLSQGFPDFAAPAALCDAVGRHIAAGHNQYAPMTGLPALREQVAAKVATFYGRAVSADSEVTITPGATEAIFCAIQAVVRSGDEVIVLDPCYDSYEPSVELAGGRCVHVPLALPGFSIDWQRMKDALSPRTRMIILNSPHNPSGALISRAELDQLAELIRGRDIYLVSDEVYEHLVFDGVGHVSVLAHDELYARSFVVSSFGKTYHVTGWKTGYVVAPPLLSAELRKVHQYVNFCGVTPLQWALADFMAAHPEHLAELPAFYQAKRDLFCDLLADSRFTFTRAAGTYFQLVDYSAIRADLDDVAMSEWLTREHGVAAIPVSVFYREAPKDLRLVRFCFAKREETLRQAAEKLCAI from the coding sequence ATGATCACCAGCAAGCTGCCCAACGTCGGCACCACCATCTTCACCCGTATGTCCCAGCTCGCCGCTGAAGTCGGCGCCATCAACCTGTCCCAGGGCTTCCCGGACTTCGCCGCGCCCGCTGCGCTGTGCGACGCGGTCGGCCGGCACATCGCTGCCGGGCATAACCAATACGCCCCGATGACCGGCCTGCCGGCCCTGCGCGAGCAGGTGGCGGCCAAGGTCGCGACCTTCTACGGCCGCGCCGTCAGCGCCGACAGCGAGGTGACCATCACCCCGGGCGCCACCGAGGCGATCTTCTGCGCCATCCAGGCGGTGGTCCGCAGTGGTGACGAGGTGATCGTCCTCGACCCCTGCTACGACAGCTACGAACCCTCGGTGGAGCTGGCCGGCGGCCGCTGCGTACACGTGCCCCTGGCGCTGCCGGGCTTCTCCATCGACTGGCAGCGGATGAAGGACGCGCTCAGCCCGCGCACCCGCATGATCATCCTCAACAGCCCGCACAACCCCAGCGGCGCGCTGATTTCCCGTGCCGAACTGGACCAGTTGGCCGAGCTGATCCGGGGTCGCGATATCTATCTGGTGTCGGACGAAGTCTACGAACACCTGGTGTTCGACGGCGTTGGCCACGTCAGCGTGCTGGCCCACGACGAGCTCTACGCCCGCTCCTTCGTGGTCAGCTCCTTCGGCAAGACCTACCACGTCACCGGCTGGAAAACCGGCTATGTGGTGGCGCCGCCACTGCTCTCCGCCGAACTGCGCAAGGTCCACCAGTACGTCAATTTCTGTGGCGTCACCCCCTTGCAGTGGGCCCTGGCCGACTTCATGGCCGCGCACCCGGAACATCTCGCCGAACTGCCGGCCTTCTACCAGGCCAAGCGCGACCTGTTCTGCGACCTGCTGGCCGATTCGCGCTTCACCTTCACTCGCGCCGCCGGCACCTACTTCCAGTTGGTGGACTACAGCGCCATCCGCGCGGACCTGGACGACGTGGCCATGTCCGAGTGGCTGACCCGCGAGCACGGCGTCGCCGCCATCCCGGTCTCGGTGTTCTACCGGGAAGCACCCAAGGACCTGCGCCTGGTGCGTTTCTGCTTCGCCAAACGTGAGGAGACGCTGCGCCAGGCGGCGGAAAAACTATGCGCGATCTGA
- the bamB gene encoding outer membrane protein assembly factor BamB, with the protein MRWKNAAVLALALLAVGCSSNSKKELPPADLPDITEEVTLSKGWSRSVGDGQGSTYNLLVPAVDGDTIFAADVDGVVMALNRFNGDVIWKKDFELPVSGAVGVGYGLVMFGTLKGEVVALDATNGEEKWRARVKGEVLAPPANNGDVVVVQTQNDSLVGFDAATGNQRWIYENTPAVLTLRGTGAPIVTNNLAVAGLSTGKVLALDIQRGIPVWESRVAVPQGRSELDRVVDIDGGLLLSGGTLYVATYQGRVAALELESGRVLWEREASSYAGVAQGFGNVYVSLANGSVEGVDERSASALWTNDALARRQLSAPEVFSSYVAVGDYEGYLHLLSQVDGHFVGREKIDGDGLRARPLVVGEWVYAFGNSGKLVGLTIR; encoded by the coding sequence ATGCGCTGGAAGAATGCCGCAGTGCTGGCCCTGGCCCTCTTGGCCGTGGGCTGCAGCAGCAACAGCAAGAAGGAACTGCCCCCGGCCGACCTGCCCGACATCACTGAAGAAGTGACGCTGTCCAAGGGCTGGAGCCGCTCGGTGGGTGATGGCCAGGGTTCGACCTACAACCTGCTGGTGCCCGCCGTCGATGGCGACACCATCTTCGCCGCCGACGTCGATGGCGTGGTCATGGCCCTCAATCGCTTCAACGGCGACGTGATCTGGAAAAAGGATTTCGAGCTGCCGGTGTCCGGTGCGGTGGGCGTTGGCTACGGCCTGGTGATGTTCGGCACCCTGAAAGGCGAAGTCGTCGCCCTCGACGCCACCAACGGCGAAGAGAAATGGCGCGCCCGGGTCAAGGGCGAAGTCCTGGCTCCGCCGGCCAACAACGGTGACGTGGTGGTCGTGCAGACCCAGAACGACTCCCTGGTTGGCTTCGACGCCGCCACCGGCAACCAGCGCTGGATCTACGAGAACACCCCGGCCGTGCTGACCCTGCGGGGCACCGGCGCGCCGATCGTGACCAACAACCTGGCTGTTGCCGGCCTTTCCACCGGCAAGGTGCTCGCCCTGGACATCCAGCGCGGCATCCCGGTCTGGGAATCCCGCGTGGCCGTACCCCAGGGCCGTTCCGAGCTGGATCGCGTGGTGGATATCGACGGTGGCCTGCTGCTCTCCGGCGGCACCCTCTACGTCGCGACCTACCAGGGTCGCGTCGCCGCCCTGGAACTGGAAAGCGGCCGTGTGCTGTGGGAGCGCGAGGCGTCCAGCTATGCCGGCGTAGCCCAGGGCTTCGGCAACGTCTACGTGAGCCTGGCCAACGGCAGCGTGGAAGGCGTCGACGAGCGCTCCGCCTCGGCCCTCTGGACCAACGATGCCCTGGCCCGTCGCCAGCTGTCGGCTCCGGAAGTCTTCTCCAGCTACGTGGCTGTGGGCGACTACGAAGGTTACCTGCACCTGCTGAGCCAGGTGGACGGCCACTTCGTCGGCCGCGAGAAGATCGACGGTGACGGCCTGCGTGCTCGTCCCCTGGTGGTCGGTGAGTGGGTCTACGCCTTTGGCAACAGCGGCAAGTTGGTCGGCCTGACCATCCGCTAA